The Camelus dromedarius isolate mCamDro1 chromosome 1, mCamDro1.pat, whole genome shotgun sequence genome has a window encoding:
- the C1H4orf36 gene encoding uncharacterized protein C4orf36 homolog: MACGLPRRNTVKTILRSSCYEVQEPWELALLTKTWHTNLANIKLPFLEEIAFGGSIRLKKCKTTKDGLVPSAESIKLEREYEMKRLDNLKRQENAAEEIRFSLREKQIGLRRPLPPK, encoded by the exons ATGGCTTGTGGTTTGCCAAGAAGGAATACAGTGAAAACCATTTTACGGAGCAGTTGTTACGAAGT ACAGGAACCCTGGGAACTTGCACTGCTTACGAAGACCTGGCACACAAACCTAGCCAACATCAAGTTGCCTTTCTTGGAAGAAATTGCATTTGGTGGTTCCATACGCctcaaaaaatgtaaaaccacTAAGGATGGTCTGGTCCCTTCAGCAGAAT ccatCAAACTTGAAAGGGAGTATGAAATGAAGCGCCTGGATAACCTGAAACGTCAGGAAAATGCGGCTGAGGAAATTAGGTTTTCCCTGAGGGAAAAGCAGATTGGTTTGAGAAGACCTCTTCCACCTAAGTGA